Proteins encoded together in one Prunus dulcis chromosome 3, ALMONDv2, whole genome shotgun sequence window:
- the LOC117622354 gene encoding uncharacterized protein LOC117622354 — protein sequence MPLYDCMLLVKPHVRKEALMDLVARVSKHVYRRNGVLTNMKSFGTVQLGYGIKKLDGRYYQGQLMQMTMMATPNINKELHYLNKEDRLLRWLLVKHRDTKYGLEFLSEDDAKSEVSRFHPSSIYDDDEEEEDEDEDEDSDDNEYDVDQGGNPTEG from the exons atgccTCTGTATGATTGTATGCTGCTGGTGAAACCCCATGTAAGGAAGGAGGCTCTGATGGACTTGGTTGCTAGAGTAAGCAAACATGTTTACAGAAGAAATGGAGTTCTTACTAACATGAAGTCATTTGGCACTGTTCAGTTGGGCTATGGAATTAAGAAGCTTGATGGCAGATATTATCAg GGTCAACTAATGCAAATGACGATGATGGCTACACCTAACATCAACAAGGAGCTGCATTACTTGAACAAGGAAGATAGATTGCTGCGCTGGCTTTTGGTTAAACACCGAGACACGAAGTACGGACTGGAATTTCTTAGTGAAGATGATGCAAAAAGTGAAGTCAGTAGGTTTCATCCGAGCAGCatatatgatgatgatgaggaggaggaggatgaggatgaggacGAGGATTCTGACGATAATGAATATGATGTGGACCAAGGAGGAAATCCGACTGAAGGGTAA
- the LOC117622353 gene encoding putative hydrolase C777.06c: protein MVQCLGTIRPSPSLSYFATYKRQLSFRSSPITAPANGFSPFRRIFNAYLQSKSATTGAGSRSPSEPSEIIFIGTGTSEGIPRVSCLTNPLKTCEVCSKAAEPGNKNRRLNTSILVRYPRPSGSCNVLIDAGKFFYHSALKWFPSYGIRTIDAVIITHSHADAIGGLDDLRDWTNNVQPHIPIYVAQRDFEVMKKTHYYLVDTSFVLAGAAVSELQFNIIHEDPFSVQGLQFTPLPVWHGRGYRSLGFRFGNVCYISDVSDIPEETYPLLKNCELLILDALRPDRSTATHFGLPRALEEVRKIQPKRTLFTGMMHLMDHEKVSDYLMKLMETEGLDVQLSYDGLRVPVAF from the exons ATGGTTCAATGTCTGGGCACCATCCGGCCCTCTCCTTCTCTAAGCTATTTTGCTACTTACAAACGCCAACTATCATTCCGTAGCTCCCCCATCACAGCTCCTGCAAATGGGTTCTCTCCCTTCAGACGAATTTTCAATGCTTACCTTCAATCTA AATCAGCAACCACCGGCGCTGGCTCACGGTCACCTTCTGAACCGTCGGAAATCATATTTATAGGTACAGGTACTAGTGAAGGAATTCCACGCGTGAGCTGCCTGACAAATCCTTTAAAGACATGTGAG GTTTGCTCGAAAGCTGCGGAACCAGGTAATAAAAATCGGAGACTCAATACAAGCATCCTTGTTCGTTATCCTAGACCATCTGGAAGTTGTAATGTTCTTATTGATGCTGGAAA GTTTTTCTACCACAGTGCTCTAAAATGGTTTCCTTCCTATGG GATAAGAACAATTGATGCGGTTATTATTACTCATTCTCATGCTGATGCAATTGGAG GTCTGGATGACCTTCGTGATTGGACAAACAATGTTCAACCCCACATTCCTATATATGTGGCCCAGCGTGATTTTGAG GTGATGAAAAAGACTCATTATTATTTGGTGGATACAAGTTTCGTCCTTGCTGGTGCTGCTGTCTCAGAGTTGCAATTTAATATCATACACGAGGATCCATTTTCAGTACAAGGGTTGCAG TTTACCCCTTTACCTGTGTGGCATGGTCGTGGTTATCGTTCCCTTGGATTTCGTTTTGGTAATGTTTGTTATATTAG TGACGTCAGTGACATACCTGAAGAAACTTATCCACTTCTGAAAAACTGTGAACTTCTGATTCTG GATGCTTTGCGGCCAGATCGGTCTACTGCAACACATTTTGGACTTCCAAGG GCTTTGGAGGAAGTACGGAAAATCCAACCGAAGAGAACTTTGTTCACTG GTATGATGCATCTGATGGATCACGAAAAGGTGAGTGATTATCTTATGAAATTGATGGAGACTGAGGGTCTTGATGTACAACTGAGCTATGATGGACTTCGTGTACCAGTAGCATTCTAG